The segment GCAGCCAGAAAGCTTCAGCCTGCAACGCGGGTAATGAACCGAGTTCCGAGCGAAGTCGCGCTTTCAACTCTTCCAACTCAAGCGACGCGGCATTGGACTGGTCGACTCGTGAAACCAGATCGATATCTGGAGTTTCGCTGACCAACGCCTTCGATCGGGTTCGTGCCCGAAGCCGATCGAGTCCACGGCGGACGGCCAGCCAACGCAGGTAACCTGGCCAATTGTCTACGTGCCTGGTCTTGCTTTGCTCGAAAGCTTCCAACATTACGTCCTGGTAACAGTCCAACGATTCGGAGTGCGAACGCAAAATCCGATACACCGCGGTCCAAACAAGTGGACCATGCGATTTCGTTATTTCACTCCAGTCGTGCGACATACTTCATCCTGAAACAGACACCTCATGATCTAAAAAGACTGACGACTGAGAGTAGCCGAATATTTCAATAAACCACAAAATCGGTGAAATCGAGTTGAAGTTGCCAATCTGCTACTTCTTCGACTGCCCAATTGCCTGATTCAAAAAATGCTTCACCAAGCGGCCTTTGATTGTCTGATGCTCAATCAACTGCTCGGCAACCAACTGGATGGCTTTCTCGTGAACTTCATCGCCAAGAATGTATTCGGTTTTGTCGAGCAAACGGCGATGTAGCTTCTCCAGCTGTCGTTCTGTATTGGCGCGGGTTCCCAGCAACTGGTCAATCGCTCTCAAGTCCGATGCAGCCCCGCGCTGGCAATACGAACCCGTGAACTGGGACTCCGCGACCATGCCGGCGAACAAAATCAGAACTTCATCTTCCAGCCAATCCTGCGTCGCTTTGCTGCGTCCCTGCTGCAACTTTACAGCTCCAAGACGCACGCCACCCGTTTGGATTTTGGCCGGAACAATGGTTGCCTTCTGGATCGTTCTTCCTAACGAAACCGCCATCACGGCATGTCCGGCTTCGTGGTAAGCCGTCGCCATCAAAGCCGCGGCCGCCGGGGAGTCTTCCTTGTTGTTGCCAGGGTTCATGCCACTATTATACGGTCTGCCACGGCCGATCTTGAGCGCAACTATTTCCTGTCGCCGGTCGCATTCATTGGCGCCCGCGCGATCACAGTGTCGCCCTTTCCTTCCGCGTCGGCCACGCTTTGAACCGTCCACAGATCCAGCCCGTTGCCGCCGTCGACGGCACAACCGCTGTAGTCACCCCAGGGCCCGCCAGCAGTTGCGGCCAAGCCTTCGCCGATTGAAACCATGTCGCGAAGCGTGCCTTTCGGATCAACACTTTTGCGAAACGCAAAACGTGGACTGACGAAAATGTCGGGGCCGGCTTCCTGAAAGCCCACGATCAGATCTTCCTGTGCGTTGACGGCGACAGAACTTTGGATGAAGCTGCGTTTCGGATCGCTGATCACACCAGACTGAACCGACGTCCCGTCGAGCTTGACTTGATGCCACATCACGGCAGCACGACCGTCGAGATTGAGACCTCGGGAAAACCACAGACATCCGTTTTGCAGCACCACGTTCTTGGGATTGCGATCTCCAGAAGCCACCGTTTTGTCCGTGCCGGGCTGCGGAGATTTCGGCGGGTAGTGGCGGTATTCGAAATCGTGTTTGGCCGACGTTATCTGCGTCGCCACCGGATTTCCGTCATCGCCAGCGGTGACTTTGGTGATGATCATTTTCTTCGGTTGCAGCTTGAAGAAGTACAAGCCGTCGTCAACATCCTGATTGGCAACCGGATGCCCAAAGCTGCCTTTGAAATGGAATGCTTCCGCGGGAAGTCCGGCTTTGCATTTGTCCATCGACATCACGATTGTTTTGTTTTCTCCGCCAGGAAAGCCGTATCCAATCCAACGCTTGCTGTAGCCGATCGCTCCGCCGTCCACGCCGTCAGGAATCGAGACGCCGTAGGTGTTCCAGGCCTTCGTCGGATCGTCCGTTTCCGAAACGGAGATGTTGACCGGTTTGCGTTTGGCTTTGTCCCAATACACCCACAAGTCAAACAGGAACACTCCGTTGTTGGCGTCGTAGTGAAGTTTCGGATCGATACCACCTTCGAATCCGTTTTGCGAAACGCCATCGATGAAGTTGCCTTCTTTGTCAAAGATCGTGAATCCGCCATTCGTTCCGTGCACCACATGATTCGGCCCGACGGCGACTTGCGGATCAACCTGGCGGTCTCCATCGGTCGCACCGTTGAACACAAGAAACCCGTTGACCATCCGGGGAGCAGGTTCGACCTTGCGTTGGCGTTTGACTTTCGCGTGAAGGCTCTCGATCCGGGATGGCTCGATGGTCTCAACTCGCGCCGGTTTTATGACGGTCGAACTGTCTGCAATCTGCTGTGCTTGCAACGCCGGAACAGAACACAGAACGATGCCAAGAAAACAGAACGGACGCATGGATCGATGAAGCATTGGACTCCCGGGAGTGAAGGTTTGTCGCTGCGGCAATTCCGCGAGCAATGGTGTGGAACCGGCTGGGCTGCCGGAAAGACCGGTGTTTCCGAATTGGGATCCGGATTGGACAAGGATTTCACGGAAAGCGGGCTCGGAACTATTTATTCAACGATAGAAAAAATTAAGAGGAACCTTGGTAATTTGCGACACAATTGCTGTAAACTCAGGTTCAAGTCCAATAGCCCCTCTTTACGGCGGGCAAACTTAAGCTGTGATATTCGTGGGGTGATTAATGTCTCGTTACGCTGTCTGTTTTCTCGTCGTGTTTCTGCTGGGCAATTGGCTCAATAGCGCCGACATGTTTGGCCAGGAATCTGCCGTCACCGAAGGCAAGAACGATGGCGATGGGACTGCTGCGACTGCGGTGCTTTCCCTGAAAGAAGCCGCCGGCGATCGGTTCAAGATCGGAGTCGGTGTTGGGCATGCGGTGCTGCAGCGAGAAAAAGACGCGGAGTTGATCAGGCAACAGTTCAGCATCCTCACGCCCGAGAACTGCATGAAGCCGCAAGGGATTCATCCGGCCGAAGACCAATGGAATTTCGGCAATACGGATCGGTTCTTTAACTTCGCCCGCACGAACAATCTGGAAGTCGTCGGCCACTGTCTTGTGTGGGCCAAAGACGATCGCACGGACGAGTGGATGATGACGGAGTCCAATGGCGATCCGTTGACGCGTGAGACTTTGCTGAAGCGAATCGAAGATCACATCACCGCGTTGGCCGAACGGTATGGCGACGCGGTGACGATGTGGGACGTGGTCAACGAAGCGATCGGCGACAGCAACGAAGGCTTGCTGCGAGATTCGATTTATTCGCGCACTGCGGGAATGGACTTTATTGTGACGGCCTTCAAAACGATTCGCGAAAAGGATCCGGATGCTCTGCTGATTTACAACGACTACAACGGCCACAAACCTGAGAAACGCAAGAAGCTGATTGAGCTGCTGACGAAACTGAAAGAAGCCGGCGCTCCGGTCGACGCTTACGGGATGCAGGGGCATTTTGAATTGGGTGACGATTCGCTGGATCAACTTCGTGAGACGTTTGATGAACTGAGAAAGCTGAACATCAAAGTCGTCGTTTCGGAGTTGGACATCGACGTCGTGAAGCGCGGCAAATGGTGGTCCGAGGGCGGCAAGTATCGCGAAGAACTGGCGACGTTTGATCCTTACAAAAACGGATTGCCGAAAGACATCGAGCAGCAGCAAACCGAACAGTACGTGAAACTGTTCGAGCTGTTCAACGAGTACAGCGACATTATCGAACGTGTCTCTTTCTGGAACGTTCACGACGGCGAAAGTTGGCTCAACACGTTTCCCTGGAACAGAACGAACTACCCGCTGCTGTTTGACCGGCAGCGACAGCCGAAACCGATGCTCAGCGAAGTGATCAAGACGCTCAACGCTCCAGCAAAAAAGTAAGTTGGCGTTCGGCTCGCCAGTTTGAATCACCATTACCGTGCGAGAACTCTGATGAACCGAAATACGTTTCTGGCGCTAGTGATTGCCATGGCAGTCCTTTCGCCGCAAGTGACTGACGCTAACGCGCAGGACAAAGTCGAGCGGCGACAGCCGAAGCCTGAAGTTCGATACGAACTCGGTGCGGATTCGCTGAAGAACAATGATGTTCCTCAAGGTCGCCTGGAAGGCCCGCATCTTTTTCACAGCGACATCATCGAAAACACCGTGCGTCAGTATTGGGTTTTCGTGCCGGCTCAATACGATAAAGACAAACCTGCCAACGTGCTGGTTTTTCAGGACGGCGCCCGCACGATGAATCCCAATGGAGTCATCCGGGCGCAGAACGTTTTGGAAAACCTGATCGCCAAAAAACAGATTCCGGTAACCGTCGGGATCTTCATCACGCCGGGTCAGCGCGGTGACGCGTTCCCGGACAGCATCGGTTTCGGCAACCCGAACAATCGCGACCGCGAGTACGATGTGCTGGACGACAAATACGCTCGCTTCATCGTCGAAGAGATGCTGCCGGAAGTCGGCAAGAAGTACAACCTTTCCAAGGATCGAGCCGACCGTGCGATTGGCGGTTCGAGCAGCGGAGGCATCTGCGCGTTCACGGTCGCGTGGCAAAAGCCGGAAGAGTTCCGCAACGTGATCAGCTTCATCGGAAGCTTCACCAACATTCACGGCGGCCACGTTTATCCCGATCTGGTTCTCGAAGCCGAAAAGAAAGACATCCGCATCTTTTTGCAGGACGGCGTCAATGATTTGCGACGTCCGGACAACCTTGAACGTGACTGGCATATTCAAAACCAAAAAATGGTGGCTGCGTTTGAGGAAAAAGGCTACGACATGGCCTACGTGTTCGGAGAAGGCGGGCACTCGGACGATCACGGCGGCGCGATGTTGCCGTTGATGCTTCGTTGGGTTTGGCGAGACCACCCGGACGTCGAAGACAAAACGGACGGTGACAAACTGGTGGCGATGGCGAAAGCGATGAAGCCGAAAGTCACCGATCCATTTCCAGGATTTGATGCTAGCGCAGAGGTTGATCCGAGCGGCGTTTACGAATGGTCGGGCCGTATGGGTCGAACCAGAATGGCTTCGACGTTGAAGGTCAAAAACGACGGCGGGAAAATCACAGGCACGCTTGAGACCGAACGAGATGGCGAGGTCACAACCGCGGACATTATGAATCCGACACTCGAAGGCAACAAACTGGGCTTCGACATCGAACGCGAGTTCAACAATCGCGAAATGAAGATCACCTATCAGGGCATTGTCCACGGTGACAAAATCGTCGGCTGGCAAAGTTTCAACTTCCGCGGACAGGATCGTGATCGTGGTTGGGAAGCGAAAAAGGCAAAGTAAACCATGCGAAACGAATCGAAGACAATCTGGTTCTATCTACTGTGCGTTTCGCTGACTGCGATCTGTTGCACGCCTCTGCCTGCAAATGCGCAGATCGAGTTGAGCGAAACCGTTGAATCGATCATGGAGAGTCGCTGTTTCGATTGCCACGCGGGTGGCGGTGAAGAAGGCGGTGTTTCGTTCGACGAACTTGGTGAGATGAAGCCGGAAGAATCTCGCGAGCTTTGGCATCGCGTGCTCAAGCAGGTACGAACGGGCTTGATGCCACCGCCGCAGGATTACGATCCGCTGGAAGCCGACGAGAAACAGGAACTCGAATCGTGGATCATCACAGAAGCTTTGGGGCTCGATCCGGACAAGCCATTACCGGGCAAAGTCACCGTTCGCCGGCTTAATCGCGTCGAATACCGCAACACAATTCGTGACTTGTTGGGCTACGACTACAACACGGCGATGAACTTTCCGGCTGACGACACGGGGCATGGGTTCGACAACATTGGCGAAGTCCTCTCGGTATCGCCGCTGCTGCTGGAGAAGTATTTCAACGCAGCGAGGGAGATCATCGCCAGCACCGTGCCGACGACTTCAAAGATCGTTCGCGAACAAGTCTACGCGGGATCGAATTTTCGTTTCGACGAGAAAGCCGAACTTGCGACGACCGCGCCCGGCGATATTTTAAGTTTGCTGTACTACAACGACGCGACGGCTCGCACGAAGATCGAAGTTGACATTCCCGGCGACTATCAGATCGTGCTGAACATGCGTGGCATGGAGAGCTACGTCGACAACGTTTTTGATCTCAACAGTTGCGAGTTCACGTTCACGTTTGATGGCGAGGTACTGCATCACAAAGAATACGTGCGACAGGGTGGCAAGCGACATTCGCTCGCCTTTGACCGAACGCTTGACGCCGGCGAGCACGAAATGGTGCTGACGATCAAACCGACGTCGGAAGAAGATCAGGTTCGGAAACTGCGGCTCGACATCCGCGACGTGACGTTGCGCGGCCCGTTGGCGGAAGAGCATTACGTCAAACCGAAAGGCTACGAAAGCTTTTTCCCCAAAGACGTGCCTGCCGATCAGGCGGGGCAGAAAACGTATGCGGCCGAATTGCTTCGCCCCTTTGCAACAAAAGCTTTCCGTCGCCCTGCCGATGATCGAACGGTAGAGCGGCTGGTTTCGCTGGCGATGCAGTCACCTGCCAATGGCGATTCGTTTGAGTCGGGAATTGCGAAAGCGATGACGGCCGTGCTGGCTTCGCCGCGATTCATTTTTCGCGAAGAGTTTACGAAGGAAGACGACGATTCCGATTTTCCGTTGATCGATGAGTTCGCGTTGGCTTCTCGACTGTCTTTTTTCCTCTGGTCGTCCATGCCGGATGACGAGTTGATGCGCCTCGCGGAACAAGGCAAGCTACGCGAGAAACTCGACTCGCAAATCGAACGGATGTTGGCCGACGACCGATCGAAGAATTTGGTTCAGAA is part of the Mariniblastus fucicola genome and harbors:
- a CDS encoding RNA polymerase sigma factor, with protein sequence MSHDWSEITKSHGPLVWTAVYRILRSHSESLDCYQDVMLEAFEQSKTRHVDNWPGYLRWLAVRRGLDRLRARTRSKALVSETPDIDLVSRVDQSNAASLELEELKARLRSELGSLPALQAEAFWLRFVEQMSYLEIAQQMDLEQSAVGVLIHRAKPRVRKALSDLQPQTRSARSEQ
- a CDS encoding endo-1,4-beta-xylanase, whose translation is MSRYAVCFLVVFLLGNWLNSADMFGQESAVTEGKNDGDGTAATAVLSLKEAAGDRFKIGVGVGHAVLQREKDAELIRQQFSILTPENCMKPQGIHPAEDQWNFGNTDRFFNFARTNNLEVVGHCLVWAKDDRTDEWMMTESNGDPLTRETLLKRIEDHITALAERYGDAVTMWDVVNEAIGDSNEGLLRDSIYSRTAGMDFIVTAFKTIREKDPDALLIYNDYNGHKPEKRKKLIELLTKLKEAGAPVDAYGMQGHFELGDDSLDQLRETFDELRKLNIKVVVSELDIDVVKRGKWWSEGGKYREELATFDPYKNGLPKDIEQQQTEQYVKLFELFNEYSDIIERVSFWNVHDGESWLNTFPWNRTNYPLLFDRQRQPKPMLSEVIKTLNAPAKK
- a CDS encoding alpha/beta hydrolase, which encodes MNRNTFLALVIAMAVLSPQVTDANAQDKVERRQPKPEVRYELGADSLKNNDVPQGRLEGPHLFHSDIIENTVRQYWVFVPAQYDKDKPANVLVFQDGARTMNPNGVIRAQNVLENLIAKKQIPVTVGIFITPGQRGDAFPDSIGFGNPNNRDREYDVLDDKYARFIVEEMLPEVGKKYNLSKDRADRAIGGSSSGGICAFTVAWQKPEEFRNVISFIGSFTNIHGGHVYPDLVLEAEKKDIRIFLQDGVNDLRRPDNLERDWHIQNQKMVAAFEEKGYDMAYVFGEGGHSDDHGGAMLPLMLRWVWRDHPDVEDKTDGDKLVAMAKAMKPKVTDPFPGFDASAEVDPSGVYEWSGRMGRTRMASTLKVKNDGGKITGTLETERDGEVTTADIMNPTLEGNKLGFDIEREFNNREMKITYQGIVHGDKIVGWQSFNFRGQDRDRGWEAKKAK
- a CDS encoding DUF1592 domain-containing protein is translated as MRNESKTIWFYLLCVSLTAICCTPLPANAQIELSETVESIMESRCFDCHAGGGEEGGVSFDELGEMKPEESRELWHRVLKQVRTGLMPPPQDYDPLEADEKQELESWIITEALGLDPDKPLPGKVTVRRLNRVEYRNTIRDLLGYDYNTAMNFPADDTGHGFDNIGEVLSVSPLLLEKYFNAAREIIASTVPTTSKIVREQVYAGSNFRFDEKAELATTAPGDILSLLYYNDATARTKIEVDIPGDYQIVLNMRGMESYVDNVFDLNSCEFTFTFDGEVLHHKEYVRQGGKRHSLAFDRTLDAGEHEMVLTIKPTSEEDQVRKLRLDIRDVTLRGPLAEEHYVKPKGYESFFPKDVPADQAGQKTYAAELLRPFATKAFRRPADDRTVERLVSLAMQSPANGDSFESGIAKAMTAVLASPRFIFREEFTKEDDDSDFPLIDEFALASRLSFFLWSSMPDDELMRLAEQGKLREKLDSQIERMLADDRSKNLVQNFVGQWLQARAIESIPINSRAIARREQKPDPEADRQRNRFFELARKGDDRTEEEEKEFKDAGRDFRRRSRRGNRNRVRFDDSIRRAMKRETEMHFDYILKNDRSLLELIDADYAFLNEDLAKFYKIEGLEPIEGRQLKYVQLPEDSIRGGILTQGTFLAVTSNPDRTSPVKRGLFVLENILATPVAAPPPDIPSLEDAEGDDPNVKLSLRKTLAIHRENPACSSCHNRMDPLGLALENFNPMGQFRESEFGQPIQTEGELATGEAFTNIRELKKVLVNDKRDDIYRCVTEKMMTYALGRNIEYHDTPLIDQLVQKLNDNDGKAITLLTEIIHSPAFQRTSRIDTADDDSLSATESKQKLQFVSSETNE
- a CDS encoding cell division protein FtsH; this translates as MNPGNNKEDSPAAAALMATAYHEAGHAVMAVSLGRTIQKATIVPAKIQTGGVRLGAVKLQQGRSKATQDWLEDEVLILFAGMVAESQFTGSYCQRGAASDLRAIDQLLGTRANTERQLEKLHRRLLDKTEYILGDEVHEKAIQLVAEQLIEHQTIKGRLVKHFLNQAIGQSKK